The following proteins come from a genomic window of Lycium ferocissimum isolate CSIRO_LF1 chromosome 4, AGI_CSIRO_Lferr_CH_V1, whole genome shotgun sequence:
- the LOC132053073 gene encoding uncharacterized protein LOC132053073 — protein MIVVAQHRNQYYGRSRAHDPTRFESFGSPPNCRAFESRAGSFQTQSKSCKIPGTKRPSSGSLSPKTRSPLASLPVNTVKSYSEDQTKSRKPGRSSTVAIPFNLKVDVGSRNEVFLNDEFPFSELWAGPAYSNSPSPSSLPMPKFSLRPKRTASLEFPASASDIDLRPVAKSAPASPTRERGPSPGIVFDSTDSATQTLRRMLNLEIIDG, from the coding sequence ATGATTGTTGTTGCTCAGCATCGGAATCAATACTATGGGAGAAGTAGGGCACATGATCCTACTCGATTTGAGTCATTTGGTTCACCTCCTAATTGCCGGGCTTTTGAGTCCCGAGCAGGTTCATTTCAAACCCAATCTAAGTCTTGCAAGATACCTGGCACTAAACGGCCCTCCTCGGGTTCTTTGTCTCCCAAAACACGATCACCTTTAGCATCACTGCCTGTTAATACTGTTAAGTCTTACTCTGAAGATCAAACGAAATCAAGAAAACCAGGCAGAAGTAGCACGGTTGCGATACCATTTAACCTCAAAGTGGATGTTGGTTCTAGGAATGAGGTTTTCTTGAATGATGAGTTTCCATTTTCTGAACTATGGGCGGGACCAGCATATTCAAATTCTCCTTCCCCTAGTTCTTTGCCCATGCCCAAATTTTCTCTCAGGCCTAAAAGGACTGCCTCTCTTGAATTTCCTGCTTCAGCGTCTGATATTGATTTACGTCCCGTTGCCAAGTCAGCACCAGCATCCCCAACCAGGGAGCGTGGTCCTTCTCCAGGAATTGTATTTGACAGTACTGACTCTGCGACACAGACTCTTCGTCGCATGCTCAACCTTGAAATTATAGATGGATGA